Sequence from the Actinomycetota bacterium genome:
CCTTGCCCTCCCACCCGAGCTCGCCGAGCGCCTCACGTGCCAGTCGCGTCTTGGGCTCGTCGAAGTCCCACGACTCCACGACCGCCACCCGGCCTTCGCGGGCCCGGTCGCTGAGCGCAGAGCGCAACGCCAGCTGCACCATCTTCTTGGGGGTCTTCTGCCGGTAGCTCCGCGGCTTCGGGCCGAGGGCCACACCGCCACCGGTCCACTGTGGCGAACGGCTCGAGCCCTGGCGGGC
This genomic interval carries:
- the rplD gene encoding 50S ribosomal protein L4, which encodes WRQKGTGRARQGSSRSPQWTGGGVALGPKPRSYRQKTPKKMVQLALRSALSDRAREGRVAVVESWDFDEPKTRLAREALGELGWEGKVLVVVGPHEEAVIKSFRNLPDVQLLLANELNAYDVLCNDWVVFTRATLPSVTDTEDA